The genomic DNA GTCGATGGCCGCGGCTATCGGGTCCGGCTCGATGGCGTACCGGGAGGGATTTGCCGGGATGCGACGGCTCATCGAGGCCGCCGTCGACGCACCGGCACTAACCGTCGCCGCCGTCGAAGGGTACTGTCTCGCCGGCGGGATGGGGCTTGCGGCCGCCTGTGATGTTGTCATCGCTGCCGACGATACAACGTTCGGGCTACCGGAGGTCGATATCGGCCTCTTTCCGGCCCAGGCGCTCGTACCGATTATGCGAACAGTCACCGAAAAGCGGGCGTTCAAGCTACTGTTCACCGGCGAACACATCGACGCTGCGACGGCCCACGATATTGGTCTAACGACGGCAGTGGTGCCGGCGGATGAGTTCGAGGCCGCCATCGACACGACAGTCGACGACCTCACTGCGGCATCGCCCGCAGCGGTCGAACTCGGCAAGGAGGCCTTCTACAACCAGCGAGAGATGGGCTTCCGGGAAGCGCTCGATTACATGCACGAGGTCGTGACGCTCGTGGCGATGAGCGACGACGCCGAGTCGGGCATCAACGGCTACCTCACAGATTCCGAGCCGGGTTGGGACCGACGAACGGAGGGGGTGTGACGATGCCGCTCGAACAGGATTCGACGAAAGGTAACGACCCCGAAAAGGCGGTCATCAGCGCCGCGCTCACCGGTGCACTCACGACGAGAGACCAGTGTGAGCATATTCCGTACACGCCGGCGGAGATAGCCGATGACGCCGCCGCCGCCCGCGAGGCCGGCGCAGCGGTCGCACACATTCACGCCCGGACGGAAAACGGGTCACCGACCTTCGAGACGGAGGTCTACCGCGAAATATACGAGGCGGTCCGCGACCGAACGGACATCCTTATCAACTTCTCGACGGGCGCGCTCCACGAGCCGGTCGAATCACGCGTCGACTACATCGAATCCGTCGCTCCCGACATCGCGGCGCTCAACATGGGGTCGATGAACTACGCCAAATACAGCGAGTCCCGCGGCGATTTCGTCTTCGATATGGTCTTCGAGAACTCGTTCGGCGAAATCGAGACGATGCTCGCCGCGATGAACGAACACGGCGTCACCCCCGAACTGGAGTGTTTCGACACCGGCCACATCGGCAACGTCCGGCCGTTCCTCGAAGACGGAACGCTCGACCACCCACTGCATTTTTCGCTCATCATGGGCGTTCTCGGCGGTATCCCGGCGACAGTCGAGAACCTCGCCCATCAGGTCCGACAGCTCCCCGACGATGCGACATGGCAGGTCATCGGCATCTCCGAACACCAGTGGCAACTCGTTGCCGCCGCGCTCTCGATGGGCGGCAACGTCCGGGTCGGTCTCGAAGACAACTTCTATCTCCCGGACGGCGAGATGGCGACAAATCCCGAACTCG from Natronomonas pharaonis DSM 2160 includes the following:
- a CDS encoding enoyl-CoA hydratase/isomerase family protein, translating into MERHDAASTEAVAVRVSEDDLVIRATIERPERQNALNDAVIEGLTAAFDLAAETPARVVVLRGAGGTFCAGGDIESMAAAIGSGSMAYREGFAGMRRLIEAAVDAPALTVAAVEGYCLAGGMGLAAACDVVIAADDTTFGLPEVDIGLFPAQALVPIMRTVTEKRAFKLLFTGEHIDAATAHDIGLTTAVVPADEFEAAIDTTVDDLTAASPAAVELGKEAFYNQREMGFREALDYMHEVVTLVAMSDDAESGINGYLTDSEPGWDRRTEGV
- a CDS encoding BKACE family enzyme, producing the protein MPLEQDSTKGNDPEKAVISAALTGALTTRDQCEHIPYTPAEIADDAAAAREAGAAVAHIHARTENGSPTFETEVYREIYEAVRDRTDILINFSTGALHEPVESRVDYIESVAPDIAALNMGSMNYAKYSESRGDFVFDMVFENSFGEIETMLAAMNEHGVTPELECFDTGHIGNVRPFLEDGTLDHPLHFSLIMGVLGGIPATVENLAHQVRQLPDDATWQVIGISEHQWQLVAAALSMGGNVRVGLEDNFYLPDGEMATNPELVAEAADLARTVGREPATPAEAADIMGVDT